The sequence CAATTAGGAACTTCTCTGGATCCTCATATCTGGTTAGCACCATCAAATGTTCAAAAAATGGGAGAACAAATCCTTGGTCATTTATTGGAAATCATTCCAAACAATAGTGAGGCTCTCAGGTCTAACTTTCTTAAGTTTTCTGCAGAGGTTGAAAAATTAGATGAAGAAATCAGAGGAAAACTAGCAAAGTCTGGAAATCCAAAAGGATTCTTAGTATTTCATCCTGCTTGGGGATATTTTGCCAAAGAGTATGGATTGCAACAATTTTCTATAGAGTTGGAGGGTAAAGAGCCTAGTCCAGCGGAATTGATAAAAGAATTGAAAGAAGTACAAGATATGGGGATTCAAAATATTTGGGTGCAACCACAACGATCTTCTCGAATGGCAAAAACAGTGGCAAATAGCCTTGGAGGAGAAATAATTG comes from SAR324 cluster bacterium and encodes:
- a CDS encoding zinc ABC transporter substrate-binding protein — protein: QLGTSLDPHIWLAPSNVQKMGEQILGHLLEIIPNNSEALRSNFLKFSAEVEKLDEEIRGKLAKSGNPKGFLVFHPAWGYFAKEYGLQQFSIELEGKEPSPAELIKELKEVQDMGIQNIWVQPQRSSRMAKTVANSLGGEIIELDPLAANWHDSLRKATNQIVEN